One window from the genome of Oceanisphaera sp. IT1-181 encodes:
- the rlmKL gene encoding bifunctional 23S rRNA (guanine(2069)-N(7))-methyltransferase RlmK/23S rRNA (guanine(2445)-N(2))-methyltransferase RlmL, with protein sequence MRASFVWISLTMLLPFFATCPKGLESLLLDELTQLGATHLQETVAGIGFQGDLATAYRACMWSRLASRIMLQLTEFTMRTDMDLYLGAANVAWEDHIQPGQTFAVDFSGTNEAITNTQYGGLKIKDAIVDRLTKRHGERPNVDKRTPDIRILAHLKRNNELSITLDLSGPALHQRGYRQQAGDAPLKENLAVAILLRSGWDKTSPLVDPMCGSGTLLIEAALMAADHAPGLLRVRFGFMAWSGHDRNAWQEISAEATVRATRGLKQTQVQLIGFDQDKRVLGFAQDNAMAAGVGNLIDLRQGTVENLVNPLADPQNPDEQTGWVISNPPYGERLSEFPSLLGLHQLLGDRLREQFKGWNVSLISSSPELLSCLRLRHDKIYKLFNGALACELRNYQIAADAKTARPLAVDFANRLTKNIKQLEKWAKTENIDCYRLYDADLPEYNAAIDRYQDYIVIQEYAAPKTIPEYKARGRFYDLVQATMAVTGVTANKLIMKVRARQVGREQYEKLDRRDQWLEVQEHNASLLVNLYDYLDTGLFLDHRPTRKRIGELAKGKDFLNLFAYTGSATVHAGLGGAKSTTTVDMSNTYLGWAERNMALNGLNGREHQFIQADCLSWLREPGESYDLIFVDPPTFSNSKRMEDNFDIQRDHLELLGLLSKHLRPNGLVIFSNNKRQFKMDLEGLAQLGLKAKDVSKNSLPKDFARNPHIHNCWEITWAETPQS encoded by the coding sequence ATGCGCGCCTCTTTTGTTTGGATAAGCCTGACTATGCTACTGCCGTTTTTTGCTACCTGCCCTAAAGGCTTGGAATCTTTGCTCCTTGATGAACTTACTCAGTTAGGCGCCACTCATCTACAGGAAACTGTGGCCGGTATCGGCTTTCAGGGTGATTTGGCCACCGCGTACCGCGCCTGTATGTGGTCGCGTTTAGCGTCGCGCATTATGTTGCAGCTGACCGAGTTTACCATGCGCACCGATATGGACTTATATCTGGGTGCGGCAAATGTGGCGTGGGAGGATCATATTCAACCAGGGCAGACCTTTGCGGTAGACTTTTCGGGCACCAACGAAGCCATCACCAATACCCAATATGGTGGCCTAAAAATTAAAGACGCCATCGTGGATCGTTTAACTAAGCGCCACGGTGAGCGGCCCAACGTTGATAAGCGCACGCCTGACATTCGGATCTTGGCGCATTTGAAGCGTAATAATGAGCTGAGCATTACCCTCGACTTGTCTGGTCCGGCACTGCATCAGCGCGGTTATCGCCAGCAGGCGGGCGATGCACCGCTTAAAGAAAACTTAGCGGTGGCGATTTTATTGCGCAGCGGTTGGGATAAGACCTCACCGTTAGTCGACCCTATGTGTGGCTCTGGCACCTTACTAATAGAAGCGGCATTGATGGCCGCCGATCATGCGCCGGGTTTATTGCGGGTACGCTTTGGCTTTATGGCCTGGAGCGGTCACGACAGAAATGCCTGGCAAGAGATCAGCGCCGAGGCCACGGTGCGTGCGACTCGCGGTTTAAAGCAAACTCAAGTACAGCTCATTGGTTTTGACCAAGACAAGCGCGTACTGGGCTTTGCCCAAGACAACGCTATGGCGGCGGGAGTGGGCAACCTTATCGATTTACGCCAAGGCACGGTCGAGAATTTAGTCAATCCCTTAGCCGATCCGCAAAACCCTGATGAACAAACTGGCTGGGTTATTTCTAACCCGCCGTACGGCGAGCGCTTAAGCGAATTTCCGTCCTTATTAGGCTTGCATCAGTTACTGGGTGATAGATTGCGTGAGCAATTTAAAGGCTGGAATGTCAGCTTGATCTCCAGCTCACCGGAGTTACTGAGCTGCTTGCGCCTGCGTCATGATAAAATTTATAAGCTCTTTAACGGCGCGCTTGCCTGTGAGCTGCGTAATTATCAGATTGCTGCAGACGCTAAAACCGCGCGACCTTTAGCCGTCGACTTTGCAAATCGTTTGACCAAAAACATCAAGCAACTCGAAAAGTGGGCCAAGACCGAAAACATCGATTGCTACCGTCTTTATGATGCAGATTTACCTGAATACAATGCCGCCATCGACCGTTATCAAGATTACATTGTTATTCAAGAATACGCCGCCCCTAAGACCATTCCTGAATACAAGGCGCGCGGTCGTTTCTACGATTTAGTACAAGCTACCATGGCGGTCACTGGCGTGACGGCTAATAAGTTGATCATGAAGGTACGCGCCCGCCAAGTCGGCCGTGAGCAATATGAAAAACTGGATCGCCGCGATCAGTGGTTGGAAGTACAAGAGCATAACGCCAGCTTACTGGTGAACTTATACGATTATCTGGATACGGGCTTGTTCTTGGATCACAGACCGACCCGCAAGCGCATCGGTGAGTTGGCCAAGGGCAAAGATTTCTTAAATCTGTTTGCTTATACGGGCAGCGCTACGGTACATGCCGGTTTGGGGGGCGCTAAGTCCACCACCACGGTGGATATGTCTAACACCTATCTAGGTTGGGCCGAGCGCAATATGGCGCTGAATGGCTTAAATGGTCGTGAGCATCAGTTTATTCAGGCTGATTGTTTAAGCTGGTTACGCGAGCCAGGTGAGAGCTACGACTTGATCTTCGTCGATCCGCCGACATTTTCTAACTCCAAGCGCATGGAAGATAACTTCGATATTCAGCGCGATCATCTGGAGTTGTTGGGCTTGTTGAGTAAGCATTTACGCCCGAATGGCTTGGTGATTTTCTCCAACAATAAGCGCCAATTTAAAATGGATTTAGAAGGCTTAGCCCAGTTAGGCTTGAAAGCCAAAGACGTAAGCAAAAACAGCTTACCCAAAGACTTCGCCCGTAACCCACATATTCATAATTGTTGGGAAATCACCTGGGCCGAAACGCCACAGTCGTGA
- a CDS encoding glutaredoxin family protein codes for MSSEELTMRLTLFSTDGCHLCEQAWTLLEQTELSNATVLEDIINDERWLAAYAVRIPVLRHMDGRELDWPFTAADIIAFNREI; via the coding sequence ATGAGTAGCGAGGAATTAACCATGCGCTTAACGCTATTTTCAACGGATGGTTGCCATCTGTGTGAACAAGCCTGGACGTTACTTGAACAAACTGAGTTAAGTAACGCCACTGTGCTGGAAGATATTATCAACGACGAACGGTGGCTAGCAGCCTATGCTGTGCGCATTCCGGTGTTGCGCCATATGGATGGCCGCGAGCTGGATTGGCCTTTTACGGCCGCCGACATTATTGCCTTTAATCGAGAGATTTAA